DNA from Candidatus Bathyarchaeota archaeon:
GTTTCACACATTCATCTGGACCATGGCGGAGCCGTTGGAACCCTGGTGAAGCATTTGCCGAAAGCTAAGCTTATTGTCCATAAAAGAGGGACCCCCCACGCAGCAAATCCGGAAAATCTTTGGACTCAATCAAGAAAAGCCCTTGGAAGACTAGCCCAAATGTATGGTAAACCTGAACCCGTTCCGAAAGAAAGGATTATTGCGGCAACTGATGGTATGACCTTTGATATGGGAAACAATGTTAAGCTAAAGGTTATCGAAACTCTTGGACATGCTTCGCATCACTTGGCTTATTATGAAACACTAAGTCAAGGGATTTTCCCAGGAGACGCTGCTGGTATTTACCTAAATAAATTTGACGTGGTTGTGCCAACAACACCTTCGCCCTACCGTTTAGACATAGCTTTAGCATCCTTGAAAAAGCTAGTTAACTTGAAATCTAGGTTCTTGTATTATAGCCACTTTGGAAAAGCATACAATTCTACCGAAAAACTTCGAGCCTACGTAAAACAGCTTAAACTTTGGGAAGAAATTGCAAAGCAAAGTATAGAAAAAGGTGAAAACCTTGAGGCGATAAGTAAAAGACTAATAGAAAGCGATACAGCTCTTCAGAAAGCTAGGGAACACATCAAAAACCATCCAATTTTAAGCAAAACTGTGTTAGCTCAAAGCGTGGAAGGCGTTATGAAATATGTAGAAAAAATGCATGTGCAAACGTCTTAACCATAAAATGTTAGGAAGTGGCCTCAAATTAAAAATGGAATCCTCGTCTCAATAGGTTAGAAATAAATCTTACTTCAAGTACTCTATTTTGTGGTCTCAGTATGGAAGGGAAAAAGCCAACAATTGGAATTATCGGTTTAGGTCCTGCGGGCTCTATTCTAGCTGCTCACCTAGCTAAAGCCGGAGAAGACATTA
Protein-coding regions in this window:
- a CDS encoding MBL fold metallo-hydrolase, which gives rise to MRITKVDEHINLIDLEPAGIKNFIASYVLTGKNTAIVEAGPVSTVQNLLFSLKKLNVKPEEVAYVAVSHIHLDHGGAVGTLVKHLPKAKLIVHKRGTPHAANPENLWTQSRKALGRLAQMYGKPEPVPKERIIAATDGMTFDMGNNVKLKVIETLGHASHHLAYYETLSQGIFPGDAAGIYLNKFDVVVPTTPSPYRLDIALASLKKLVNLKSRFLYYSHFGKAYNSTEKLRAYVKQLKLWEEIAKQSIEKGENLEAISKRLIESDTALQKAREHIKNHPILSKTVLAQSVEGVMKYVEKMHVQTS